GCGCGGATCTGCTCGCCGAACTCGACGTCGCGACCTTTCTGGGGCGCGACCGTCGCCTCGTCTTGACGTACGAGCCGTTTCACGCGCCCGATCGCCGCGGCCCGGACTTCAAGGTGGTCTTCAAGGGACACAGCGTGTTTCACGTGGAGGTCACGAGGCCGCGGCTTCGAGGCGTGTCCCACGACCAGGCCGTTTGGAAGGTCGCGCGGGTGCTGTGCGACAAGGTCGGGCAGTTGCCGCCCGGCGCGGCGAACCTACTCGTGATCGTGGTGCCGCCGGAATCGAACACGGCGGACCTCGTGCCCGAAGCGGTGGGGACGATCGAACGCGCGGCGGGAAACGCCGCTTCGAGCGCTCGCCTGGCGGGCGTCAAGACGTACGGGCGCGACCGCGCGCGGCTCGGGGCGGTGGTGCTGTGGTCTTCGACGGAAAGCGGGAGGCCGTCGAGCGTGCGAACGTGGTTGGAGCCTCGCGCGAAGCATCCCGTCTCTCCCGACGTCCTCAAGGTCTTCGCGCGCACCGAGTGATCCACGGCGAAAGGAGGGCCGCGTCGCGGCCCTTCATCTTTCGTTTCGAGGATGTCGGAACGCGCTACTCTGTGGTGAGAATGACGATGCAAGACCGCGTACTGACCGCATTGAGGCAAGCCGGGTTCGACGGACGTCCCGCCGCGACGCTCGACAAGGACGGGGCGGTGTTCGCCTTGCTGGACGACACGTTGCTCTACCTCGAAGACTCGGGCGCGCGCAGCGTTTCCCTGCGAGACATCAACCGCATCCACTCGGACGCCGCGGGCGTCCTGCGCGTCGAGACGCCCGCCGGGACGGCCATCACGGCGTCCCTCGTCGGCTTCGATCCCACGCGCGTGCAGCACTTCTTCAAGGAAGTCAAGGACGCCACCAACCGCGCCAAGTCCCTGCCGCCCGCTCCGACGCCGGCAGGCAGCAACCCCGCGTGGAAGACGGGCTGGGCGGGCGGAGCAACTCAGCCGAGCGCGGTCGGAGGGTCGCCCGTGACGGCGGCCCAAGCGAGCGTCGTCACGCCCTCCTCCACGCCCGAAACCGTCACGCCGACGCCGACGGCGGTGGAGGAGCCTCGGCGCGTCGTCATCTCGAGCGCGCCCAAACAGGCGGCGGAGCCGGTCGTGTCCGCGCCGCAAGCGCCGCGTGAAGCCGAGTCCACTCCGGAGGCGTTCACGGCGCCTCGCTCGGCGCTTCCCCGCATTCCCGACGTGGGCCGATTCGCGCCGACGCTGCGGTTGCTCGGCGTGCTGATGTTCCTCGTCGGCGCGGGCGTGGGCTTCTTGCAATGGCGGGCGGGCGCGCAACTGACGGGGTTGTGGACCTTCGGAATCGGCGGGGTCGGCGCATTCGCGCTGTACGTGTTCGGCGAGGTCGTACGGGCCGTGGCGGGCATCGCGGCGCGGGTGTCTCGAGAAGGATGACGTCGAGCGACGCTTTGGCCCTCTTGAAGGGCGCCGTGAGCCTTCCGAGCGTGAGCGGCGAGGAAGGCGCGGTGGCCGCCTTCCTCGTGGAGTGGATGCGCGCGCACGGATTCGACGCGCACGTCGACGAGGCTGGCAACGCGGTCGGGGAGCGCGGCGAGGGACCCGTCACGGTCGTGCTGCTCGGACACATCGATACGGTTCCCGGCGACATCGCCGTGCGCGAGGAAGACGGCGCGCTCTACGGTCGGGGCAGCGTCGACGCGAAGGGCAGTTTCTGCGCGTTCGTCGCGGCCGTCGCGAACTTGGAGGGCGACTCGCTGAAAGGCGCGCGGTTCGTGTGCGTCGGCGCGACGGAGGAGGAAGCGCCGAGCAGCAAGGGCGCTCGGCACGCCGTCACGCGCTATCGACCGGACTTCGTCCTGATCGGCGAGCCGAGCGGCGAAAGCGGCCTCACCCTCGGCTACAAGGGGCGTCTCGTCGTGAAGGCCGCCGTGGAGAAGGACAACTTCCACAGCGCGGGCGACGGGACGAGCGCGGCCGACGACCTCGCCGAGTTCTGGTTTCGGGTGCGCGCGTGGGCACGCGAGCATTCCGGTCAAGGTCCCTTCCACGCGATTCAAGCGACGCTGCAACGCTTCGCAGGCGACACGGACGGCCTCACTCAGTCGGCGCACGCCACCGTCGGCCTGCGCCTCCCGCTCGCTTGGCCTCCGCGGGCGGCCGAAGCGGCCCTGCGAGCCCTCATCGTGGATTTGCCCGTCACCCTCGTCTTCACCGGGCACGAGGAGGCCGTGCGGCATGACAAGGACAACGCTCTCACGCGCGCCTTGCGCCTCGCCATGCGCGCCGAGGGCCTCACGCCGACGTTCAAGGTGAAGACGGGCACGAGCGACATGAACGTGGTCGCGCCGCTTTGGAAGGTGCCGACCGTGGCGTACGGGCCGGGCGACTCTTCGCTCGACCACACGCCCAACGAGCACGTGCCGCTCGACGAGTACCTACGCTGCGTCCGCGTCCTCACGACGGCGCTCACGCGGATCGCATCACTTCAGGGGCGCTGAACGCGGCTGCGAACGTCCGAGTCTTATCTTGACTCGTGACGCTCGTCCTCGCGCTTCTCGTCATCACCGTCGTCCTGTTCGCCACCGAATTCTTCCCGGTCGACGTCACCGCCCTGCTGTTGCTCACGGCCCTGCTGCTGCTGGGGCTTTTGACGCCGAAGGAGGCGTTCGCGAGCTTCGGCAACGACACGATCATCACGCTCGCGGGCCTGTTCGTCCTCACGCGGTCCTTGCTGCGCACGGGCGTCATCGAGCTCGTCGGCAACTTTTTGTCGCGCTTGTCGAAGAACGCGTCGGCGACCGTTCGCTTCATGCTGACGGGCGTCGCGTTCGTCAGCGCGTTCACGTCGAACACCGCCACGACCGCCGTGTTTTTGCCTGTCATGCTCGGTCTCGCGCGGCGCTTGAACGTCAATCCCGGCAAGGTCCTCATGCCGCTCGCGCACGCCTCCATCCTCGGAGGCACCATCACCGTCATCGGCACGAGCACCAATCTCGTCGTGTCGGGCCTCCTGCCGCGCTACGACCTCAAGCCCTTGGGCTTCTTCGAGCTCGCCTGGGTCGGGTTGCCCATCACGGTGATCGGCTTGGCGTACCTCTTCTTCGTCGCGCCGCGCCTCCTTCCCGCTCGCGCCGACGACTTGGAAGGCAGTCAAGTTCGCCGCTACCTCGCCGACGTCCTCTTGGAGGACGCCTCGCCGCTCGTCGGCACAACCCTGCGAGAATCCGGGTTGGGGCGTGATTACGGACTCAACGTCGTCGCGGTGGGCCGTGACGGGCAAACCATTCCCGCTCCGAACGCCGACTTCCGAATCGAAGCGGGCGACAAGCTCGTCGTGGAAGGCCAAACCGACCGACTGCTCGCCGCCAAGACCTCGCTCGGCGTGCAGCTCAAAGCGGAGCGCAAGCGTTTCGAACGCCTCGAAGGTGACGACGAGCAAGGCCACGTGCGCCTCGTCGAAGTCGTCGTCATGCCTCGTTCTCCCCTGCTCGGTCGAACGCTGCGGGAAGCGAAGTTCCGCGAGCGGTACGGCCTGAGCGTCCTCGGTTTGCATCGCCGCGCTCGGCACGAGGAGCGCTTGTCGCGCACCCGCTTTCAAGTCGGCGACGTCTTGCTGGTGCAAGGAACGAACGAGCGGCTGCGGAGCATCGGCGATCACCTCACCGTCCTCGCCGACGTCAGCGAGCATCAACGTGACACGAGCAAGGCGCCCATCTCGATTCTCGCGTTTCTCGGCGCCCTCGTCCTCGGAGCGACGGGCCTCGTGCCGCTCGCCGTCGCCGTCGTCGCCGCCGTCACCTTGCTGCTCGTCACGCGCGTCATCACGCCCGAGGACGGCTACGGCGCCGTCGAGTGGACGGTCCTCGTCCTCATCGCGTGCATGCTCGCCTTCGGCGCGGCCTTCGAGCAAAGCGGCGCCGCGAGCGCCGTCGCGAAGTGGCTGGCCGCGACCCTCGAGCCCATCGGGCCGCGCGGTCTGCTCGCCGGGTTCTTCGTCCTCACCGTCTTGCTGACGCAACCGCTGAGCAACCAAGCCGCCGCGCTCGTCATGCTGCCCGTGGCGCTCGGCGTCGCCGGAGAACTCGAGCTCAATGCGCGCCCGTTCGTCGTGGCCATCACCATCGCCGCGAGCAACTCCTTCGTCTCGCCGCTGGAACCCGCGTCGCTGCTCGTCTTCGGTCCGGGACGCTACACGTTCCTCGACTTCGTCAAGGTCGGCGCGGGCCTCACCGTCATCTCCTTCGTCCTCGCGATGATCGTCATCCCGATGGTCTGGCCGTTTTGACCCGTGTCGAAGCACGCTCCGCGCGAGAAAAGGGTCCTCTATACTGCCCGCATGAACAACGAACAACTCACCTCTTCGGACCGTCAAGTCCTGCACGACATGCAGGCGCAACTCGACCGACAGCACACGACCACCATCGTCGCCGTGACGCTCGGCGTGACGGTCGGCGTGGCCGTGGCGACGGGCGTCGCGCTGTGGGTGCTGTCGAAAGGACGGCGGGCGAACGTGGTGACGGACGATCCGGAAGCGCCTTTGTTCGTGTGAGGGGCGACCTTCGCCCTTCCCCGCTTTTGCGCTGCGTCTCGGTTCGTCTCCTCGTTCAGCTTTCCACCACGTCCAGCCTCGTCAGTCCCCGAATCACGAATCCTTTTCCATACGCCGGTGGCGCTTCCTCGTCGGCCAGCCGCAACTCCGGAAACGCCCGAGCGAGCGCGTGAAGCGCGACGCTCATCTCCAGGCGCGCGAGGGGCGCCCCGAGGCAGTAGTGAACACCGAGCCCGAAGGTGAGGTGCGGCCCTTCGCTTCGCGTGAGGTCGAGGGTGTCGGGATTCGTGAACTTGCGTGCGTCGCGGTTGCCGGAGGCGTACAGCAACGCGACTTCCTGCCCGCGCCGAAGCGTCACGCCGCCGACTTCGACGTCCTCGAGCACCCAGCGTTCGAACATCGGCAAGGGCGTGTCGTAGCGTAGAAGTTCCTCGGTCGCGCTTTCGAAGATCGCGCTGGGACGCGCCGGATTCGCGTGGGCGTCGTCGGCGAGTTGCCGCCACGCCGAGCGGCCCAGCAAGAGGTTTCGCACGCCCGCCGTGGTGCCGTTGACGGACGCTTCGTGACCGGCGTTGAGCAGCAGGATGCACGTGCCGACGAGTTCGTCGGTGGTGAGCTTGTCGCCCGCCTCTTCGACTTCGGCGAGGGCGGTGACGAGGTCGTCGCCGGGGTGGGTCTTGCGGTACGCGACGAGGTCTTTCAGGGCGGCGCTGAACTCGAGGACGGCGTCGTTGGCGCGCTTCTGGTCGTCTGGCGAGTACCCGAGTTCGTAGAGCTTGACGATGTCGGCGCTCCACGGACGCAACTTGTGGCGCAGGTCGTGCGGAAAGCCGAGAAGTTCGGCGATGACGGTGACGGGAAGTTCCTCGGCGTACCGCGTGACGAGGTCGAAGGTGCCCACGCCCGCCAGATCGCGCAGTTGCCGCTCGACGATGGCCGTGACGCGCCCTCTCAACGCCTCGACGCGCCTCGGCGTGAAGGCCTTCGCGACGAGGCCGCGCAGGCGGGTGTGCTTGGGCGGTTCGGCGTCCAGGAGGTGGTTGTCTTGAAAGTGGTCGAAGTCGGCTTGACGCGGATCGGGCGGCGGCCACCCCAGTTCGTCGCGCGACAAGACGTGCGTGATGCTGCGTCCGAATCGTCGGTCGCGCAAGATGGCGGAGATGTCGTCGTAGCGCGCGAAGAAGACTTTGTTCCAGCGCGGCTCGTGGAAGATCGGCGTCTCTTCGCGCAGGCGCGCGAGGACCGGGTAGGGATCGCGGATGAACGCGGAATCGTTGAGGTCGAACGCGAGTTCGGGAACGGCGGGCGCGGCCATGCCTTGTTGTACCACCGTCACCTTCGGCGCCTCGTCTACTCCAAGCCCGCCCGTTTTCGGGCGGCGGTGAAGCGCCGCGAATCGGCGTACTTCGCCTTGGCAGGCACCGAGACGAAGGTCATCTCGGGATAGCGCAGGGCAGTGAGGCGACCGCCGAAGACGCAGCCCGTGTCGAGGTTGATGGTCGTGCCCTTGAGTTCCGGATCGAGGTTCGGCGTGTGGCCGTACGCGACGGTGGCGCTTCCCGTGTAGCGCGACGCCCAGTCTTCGCGTTCCTCGTAACCGAACTCGTCTTTGCGGCCCGTCTTCTCTCCGTAGATGTAGTAGTGGCGCGGGTCGGGCACCTCGCGCGGCGGCAAGCCCGCGTGCACGACGATCAGGCGGCCCGTGTCGAGGTCGAGGCGTGACGGCAGGTGCGCGAGGTAATCGCGCACTTCGCGCCGAAACTTCTTCGGTTCCTTTTCGAGTTGCGCGAGGCTCACGGCGCGGCCGCCCGACGTGGACTTGGGGTTTTCGCCGTCGAAGGTGCGCCGAAGCTTGTCGTCGTGGTTGCCGAGGACCGTGAGCAAGGTTCCCTCGGCGTCGCCCCGCATGACGAGGCGCAAGGTGCCGGGAATGTCGGGGCCGCGGTCTACGAGGTCGCCGACGAAGACGAGGCGGCGGCCCGGCGGCGCGACGAGGTCGAGGTTGGATTTGACGCGGTAGCCGAGCTTGACGAGCAGTTCGAGCAGTTCGGGCAAGCAGCCGTGCACGTCGCCGATGACGTCGTACACGGTCAGGCCTCCCTCGTGGCGAGCGACCGGACGAGGTCGACGATGCGCTCGGCGCTCGCACGATTGGGCGCGTCGCTCAGGGCGCCTTCGAGGGTGGCGAGTCCTCTCGCGGCGAGGTCGTCGGCGACGTGTTGAGCGCGCGTCACGGCGTTCGACGCGAGGATGGAGCGCAGGGCGTCGGCGATGACGTCCGGGTCCTTGCCGTCGCGGGGTCGGCGCATCTGGTCGAGGAACGCGCCGCGTTCACGCGGACGAGCTTCGCGAAGCCATTCCAGCACGATGAGCGTGCGCTTTCCCTCCAGGAGATCGCCGGCGATCTCCTTGCCGTACGTCGCGGCGTCCCCGACGAGGTTGAGGACGTCATCACGAATCTGGAAGGCCGCGCCGAGGTCGAGCCCGGCGCTCGTGAACGCCGCGTGGGGCTCCAGGCCCGCCGTCAGCATTCCGAGTCGCAGCGGCGACACGACCGTGTAGTACGACGTCTTGAGCCGCACCATCTCCAGATAGTCGACGTCCGTGAGGTTCCACTCGTGATGCGCGACCCACGCGAGGTCGACGTGCTGACCTTCGGCCGTGCGGTGCACCATCTCCAGGAATTCGTTTCGCGCGGCCTCGACGTGCGAGCGGAACACGGCGTCCCACATGTACACGTGCAAGGCGTCCCCGGCGTTGAGGGCGAGGGGCAGACCGTGCGCGCGGTGCAAGGCGGGCTTGCCTCGACGCTCCTCGGAGTCGTCCTCGATGTCGTCGTGGATGAGGACCCAGTTTTGGAAGAGTTCGATGGCCGCCGCGAGCCACGCGGCCGCTTCGGGGTCGCCGTCGTACGCGGCGCCCGTCATGAGGAGCAGTTCGCTTCGCAGTCCCTTGCCGCCGCGCGAGGGGTAGTCGCGCATCATGCGGTACAGCAAGTCGATTTCAGGCCGCGAATGCTGCCTGGGAAGCAGGGTGTCGATGAGGGCGGCGATCTCGGGGCGCACGACGCTCAGTGTACTTGGGTCGGGCGGAATGTAGAACCGCTCAGGTGACGGGCAGCAGGGTCGGCGCGGCGAGGTGGCGGCGAGCGCCGCCGGTGACGGTCTCGACGAGGGCGTCCACGCAGCGAGGATCGAACTGCGTTCCCGCGCAGCGGCGCAGCTCCGCGAGGGCGGCGCGCTCGTCGAGGGCGCGGCGATACGGGCGGCCGTGGCATAGCACGTCGTACACGT
This genomic window from Deinococcus yavapaiensis KR-236 contains:
- a CDS encoding cytochrome P450; the protein is MTVVQQGMAAPAVPELAFDLNDSAFIRDPYPVLARLREETPIFHEPRWNKVFFARYDDISAILRDRRFGRSITHVLSRDELGWPPPDPRQADFDHFQDNHLLDAEPPKHTRLRGLVAKAFTPRRVEALRGRVTAIVERQLRDLAGVGTFDLVTRYAEELPVTVIAELLGFPHDLRHKLRPWSADIVKLYELGYSPDDQKRANDAVLEFSAALKDLVAYRKTHPGDDLVTALAEVEEAGDKLTTDELVGTCILLLNAGHEASVNGTTAGVRNLLLGRSAWRQLADDAHANPARPSAIFESATEELLRYDTPLPMFERWVLEDVEVGGVTLRRGQEVALLYASGNRDARKFTNPDTLDLTRSEGPHLTFGLGVHYCLGAPLARLEMSVALHALARAFPELRLADEEAPPAYGKGFVIRGLTRLDVVES
- a CDS encoding SLC13 family permease, whose product is MTLVLALLVITVVLFATEFFPVDVTALLLLTALLLLGLLTPKEAFASFGNDTIITLAGLFVLTRSLLRTGVIELVGNFLSRLSKNASATVRFMLTGVAFVSAFTSNTATTAVFLPVMLGLARRLNVNPGKVLMPLAHASILGGTITVIGTSTNLVVSGLLPRYDLKPLGFFELAWVGLPITVIGLAYLFFVAPRLLPARADDLEGSQVRRYLADVLLEDASPLVGTTLRESGLGRDYGLNVVAVGRDGQTIPAPNADFRIEAGDKLVVEGQTDRLLAAKTSLGVQLKAERKRFERLEGDDEQGHVRLVEVVVMPRSPLLGRTLREAKFRERYGLSVLGLHRRARHEERLSRTRFQVGDVLLVQGTNERLRSIGDHLTVLADVSEHQRDTSKAPISILAFLGALVLGATGLVPLAVAVVAAVTLLLVTRVITPEDGYGAVEWTVLVLIACMLAFGAAFEQSGAASAVAKWLAATLEPIGPRGLLAGFFVLTVLLTQPLSNQAAALVMLPVALGVAGELELNARPFVVAITIAASNSFVSPLEPASLLVFGPGRYTFLDFVKVGAGLTVISFVLAMIVIPMVWPF
- a CDS encoding [LysW]-lysine hydrolase, whose product is MTSSDALALLKGAVSLPSVSGEEGAVAAFLVEWMRAHGFDAHVDEAGNAVGERGEGPVTVVLLGHIDTVPGDIAVREEDGALYGRGSVDAKGSFCAFVAAVANLEGDSLKGARFVCVGATEEEAPSSKGARHAVTRYRPDFVLIGEPSGESGLTLGYKGRLVVKAAVEKDNFHSAGDGTSAADDLAEFWFRVRAWAREHSGQGPFHAIQATLQRFAGDTDGLTQSAHATVGLRLPLAWPPRAAEAALRALIVDLPVTLVFTGHEEAVRHDKDNALTRALRLAMRAEGLTPTFKVKTGTSDMNVVAPLWKVPTVAYGPGDSSLDHTPNEHVPLDEYLRCVRVLTTALTRIASLQGR
- a CDS encoding metallophosphoesterase; the encoded protein is MYDVIGDVHGCLPELLELLVKLGYRVKSNLDLVAPPGRRLVFVGDLVDRGPDIPGTLRLVMRGDAEGTLLTVLGNHDDKLRRTFDGENPKSTSGGRAVSLAQLEKEPKKFRREVRDYLAHLPSRLDLDTGRLIVVHAGLPPREVPDPRHYYIYGEKTGRKDEFGYEEREDWASRYTGSATVAYGHTPNLDPELKGTTINLDTGCVFGGRLTALRYPEMTFVSVPAKAKYADSRRFTAARKRAGLE
- a CDS encoding polyprenyl synthetase family protein; protein product: MRPEIAALIDTLLPRQHSRPEIDLLYRMMRDYPSRGGKGLRSELLLMTGAAYDGDPEAAAWLAAAIELFQNWVLIHDDIEDDSEERRGKPALHRAHGLPLALNAGDALHVYMWDAVFRSHVEAARNEFLEMVHRTAEGQHVDLAWVAHHEWNLTDVDYLEMVRLKTSYYTVVSPLRLGMLTAGLEPHAAFTSAGLDLGAAFQIRDDVLNLVGDAATYGKEIAGDLLEGKRTLIVLEWLREARPRERGAFLDQMRRPRDGKDPDVIADALRSILASNAVTRAQHVADDLAARGLATLEGALSDAPNRASAERIVDLVRSLATREA